In a genomic window of Methylovirgula sp. 4M-Z18:
- a CDS encoding HAL/PAL/TAL family ammonia-lyase gives MTSITLDRPLTWQQVAAIGGGAELHLSPAAWQRIGDARSIVDAIVEKRIRAYGVNTGVGGLANVIVDGPKQRALSRNIVMSHSVGVGAALGKTETRAIVAAAVNNYAHGRSGVRPVVAEQLLALLTHDCIPEVPALGSVGYLSHMAHIALVLIGEGFATLQDERLSGGAALARIGREPLVLEAKEGLSLVNGSPCVTGLAALALARAGNLVEWADVTAAMSFENLRGQLAAFDPISLALRVSDGTQETGQRLRALLNGSAIVEASAGRQTQDPLSLRAVPHVHGAVRDALLTIGATIDRELASVTDNPAVMGTSEAPQVYSEAHAVAPHIGLAMDTLGIAVAEVAAMAERRIDRLLNPMVSGLPPFLATDTGATSGFMIAQYTAASLVALNRRLASPASLDGGITSALQEDHLSHATPAALKAHDILDNVENILAIELLAGAQAYDLQQNDLARAPGTDSYYRMVRDVVSLYRDDRPLASDIAAARRLLTLLSAA, from the coding sequence ATGACTAGTATCACACTCGACCGCCCCCTGACCTGGCAACAAGTCGCCGCGATCGGCGGCGGCGCTGAACTTCACCTTTCCCCCGCCGCCTGGCAACGCATCGGCGATGCCCGTTCCATCGTCGATGCGATTGTCGAAAAGCGCATTCGCGCTTACGGCGTCAATACCGGCGTCGGTGGCCTTGCCAATGTCATCGTCGATGGCCCGAAGCAGCGTGCGCTGTCACGTAACATAGTCATGAGCCATTCCGTCGGCGTGGGCGCCGCGCTGGGCAAAACGGAGACGCGAGCCATCGTCGCTGCGGCCGTGAACAATTATGCGCACGGCCGTTCGGGCGTGCGTCCCGTCGTGGCCGAGCAACTCCTTGCCTTGCTCACGCATGATTGCATTCCAGAAGTGCCGGCGCTTGGTTCCGTCGGCTATCTGAGCCACATGGCGCATATTGCGTTGGTGTTGATCGGCGAAGGCTTCGCAACGCTGCAGGACGAGAGGCTGAGCGGCGGCGCCGCGCTCGCGCGCATCGGGCGCGAGCCGCTCGTGCTCGAAGCCAAGGAAGGGCTCAGCCTCGTCAACGGCTCGCCATGCGTCACCGGTCTTGCCGCTTTGGCGCTGGCGCGGGCCGGCAACCTTGTCGAATGGGCCGATGTCACGGCGGCCATGAGTTTTGAGAATTTGCGCGGCCAATTGGCCGCGTTCGATCCGATCTCCCTTGCCTTGCGCGTATCCGACGGCACGCAAGAGACCGGTCAACGGCTCCGCGCCCTTCTTAATGGCAGCGCCATCGTCGAAGCTTCGGCAGGCCGCCAAACCCAGGATCCGCTCAGCTTGCGCGCCGTACCGCACGTGCATGGCGCGGTGCGCGACGCTCTTCTGACCATTGGCGCGACGATCGACCGGGAACTCGCCTCCGTCACCGACAATCCCGCCGTGATGGGCACATCGGAAGCGCCGCAAGTCTATTCCGAAGCCCATGCGGTCGCGCCGCACATTGGCCTTGCCATGGATACGCTCGGGATTGCTGTTGCTGAAGTGGCGGCAATGGCGGAACGGCGCATTGATCGGCTGCTCAATCCGATGGTGAGCGGTTTGCCGCCGTTTCTGGCAACGGACACCGGCGCCACCTCCGGCTTCATGATCGCGCAATACACCGCGGCTTCGCTGGTCGCGCTCAACCGCCGCCTCGCCAGCCCTGCCAGCCTCGATGGGGGCATCACATCTGCTTTGCAAGAGGACCATCTGTCTCATGCAACACCGGCGGCGTTGAAGGCACATGATATCCTTGACAACGTCGAGAACATCCTTGCAATCGAGTTGCTCGCTGGCGCCCAGGCCTATGACCTGCAGCAAAACGACCTTGCCCGCGCGCCGGGCACGGACTCTTACTATCGCATGGTGCGGGACGTTGTATCTCTTTATCGCGATGATCGGCCCCTGGCTTCAGATATCGCTGCGGCGAGGCGATTGCTGACCCTTCTGTCCGCAGCCTGA
- a CDS encoding ABC transporter ATP-binding protein produces MSSSSEIALSVKNIHKSFGDHEVLKGISLDAHQGDVISILGASGSGKSTFLRCINLLETPDEGEIIVAGEKLEMRRNRSGHLEPANGKQVDRIRSELGMVFQSFNLWSHMTVLQNLIEGPVHVLGRPKAECIAEAEALLERVGLADRRNYYPSHMSGGQQQRAAIARALAMKPKVMLFDEPTSALDPELVGEVLRVMRGLAEEGRTMLVVTHEMGFARHVSNRVMFLHKGEVEADGSPDELFKEMKSERFKQFISSQHHH; encoded by the coding sequence GTGAGCTCTTCCAGCGAAATCGCGCTCAGCGTGAAAAACATCCACAAAAGTTTCGGCGATCACGAAGTGCTCAAGGGCATCTCGCTCGATGCCCACCAGGGCGATGTGATCTCCATTCTCGGCGCCTCGGGCTCCGGCAAGAGCACCTTCTTGCGCTGCATAAACCTGCTCGAGACGCCGGACGAGGGCGAGATCATCGTTGCCGGCGAAAAGCTCGAAATGCGCCGCAACAGATCGGGCCATCTGGAGCCTGCCAACGGCAAGCAAGTGGATCGCATCCGCTCCGAGCTTGGCATGGTGTTTCAGAGTTTCAATCTCTGGTCACATATGACGGTCCTCCAGAATCTGATCGAGGGGCCGGTGCACGTGCTCGGCCGCCCCAAGGCCGAGTGCATCGCCGAGGCTGAAGCCTTGCTCGAACGCGTGGGCCTCGCCGACCGGCGCAATTACTATCCATCACATATGTCCGGCGGCCAGCAGCAGCGCGCCGCGATCGCGCGCGCCTTGGCGATGAAGCCCAAGGTCATGCTGTTCGACGAGCCGACATCGGCGCTCGATCCCGAACTCGTTGGCGAAGTGTTGCGCGTCATGCGCGGCCTCGCCGAAGAAGGCCGCACCATGCTCGTCGTCACCCACGAAATGGGCTTTGCCCGCCACGTGTCCAACCGGGTGATGTTCCTGCACAAAGGCGAGGTGGAAGCGGATGGGTCTCCGGATGAATTGTTCAAGGAGATGAAGTCGGAACGCTTCAAGCAGTTCATCTCGAGCCAACACCATCATTGA
- a CDS encoding ABC transporter permease, translating to MDMNFLVTTFQQILAVLPTTLALFALCVPIGAVLAMLILWMRMSANPILSGLAKTYIFFFRGTPLLIQMFLIFYGLAQFMFFHLPPMWWVLASRFWTAVMCLAFCTAAYSAEIFRGGLLAVPAKEIEAARAIGMSGFKLLRRIIAPNALRQALPAYSTEVVLMLKSTSLAGLIGVVEMTGVAQAVGRRTLHEVATLALTGIIYLTVGFLAILALGWVERLLSPHLRFMPPSAQTPRTIVG from the coding sequence ATGGACATGAATTTTCTCGTCACCACGTTTCAGCAAATTCTGGCCGTACTGCCGACCACCCTGGCGCTCTTCGCGCTCTGTGTCCCGATCGGCGCGGTGCTTGCGATGCTCATCTTGTGGATGCGGATGAGCGCGAATCCGATCCTGTCCGGCCTTGCCAAGACCTACATCTTCTTCTTCCGCGGCACGCCGCTGCTGATTCAGATGTTCTTGATCTTTTACGGTCTCGCGCAGTTCATGTTCTTTCATCTCCCGCCGATGTGGTGGGTGCTTGCGAGCCGCTTCTGGACGGCGGTCATGTGCCTCGCTTTCTGTACTGCAGCCTATTCGGCGGAAATTTTCCGCGGCGGCCTTCTCGCGGTTCCGGCCAAGGAAATCGAGGCCGCCCGCGCCATCGGCATGTCGGGCTTCAAGCTCCTGCGCCGCATCATCGCGCCAAATGCCCTGCGCCAGGCGTTGCCGGCCTATTCCACCGAGGTCGTGCTGATGCTGAAATCGACGTCGCTCGCTGGCCTCATCGGCGTCGTCGAAATGACGGGCGTTGCCCAGGCGGTCGGGCGGCGGACCTTGCATGAGGTCGCGACCCTGGCCCTCACCGGTATCATTTATCTGACAGTGGGCTTTCTCGCCATTCTGGCGCTCGGCTGGGTCGAGCGCCTACTCTCTCCGCATCTGCGGTTCATGCCACCCAGCGCGCAAACGCCCCGCACCATCGTCGGCTGA
- a CDS encoding ABC transporter permease — protein MTLAVTVFAMIIGAIVGALVTWAKLADNVPAKIVGNIYTVVLRGAPELLIIYMVYFGKVVDLIGNTVSALGLGDSHVINSFLAGALGVGLISAAYQAEVFRGAYTAIFKGEIEAARSIGMHRFMRFRRIIAPQIMRYAIPGLGNVFQLSIKDSALISVTGLVEIMNASNKAAGSTKQFFMFFIVGACLYLVLTSISTRMFNAGERRVAKTFRRPVGM, from the coding sequence ATGACCCTGGCAGTCACCGTCTTCGCCATGATCATCGGCGCGATCGTCGGCGCGCTGGTGACTTGGGCGAAGCTCGCGGACAATGTGCCGGCAAAGATCGTCGGCAATATCTATACCGTCGTCCTGCGCGGCGCTCCCGAACTTCTGATCATCTACATGGTCTATTTCGGTAAGGTCGTCGACCTGATCGGCAACACCGTGAGTGCGCTAGGGCTGGGCGACAGCCACGTGATCAATTCGTTCCTCGCCGGCGCGCTCGGGGTCGGCTTGATTTCCGCGGCGTACCAGGCGGAGGTCTTTCGCGGCGCCTACACGGCGATCTTCAAGGGCGAGATCGAGGCGGCGCGCTCGATCGGCATGCACCGTTTCATGCGCTTCCGCCGCATCATCGCGCCGCAAATCATGCGCTACGCCATTCCCGGCCTCGGCAATGTCTTCCAGCTCAGCATCAAGGATTCGGCGCTGATTTCCGTCACCGGGCTCGTCGAGATCATGAACGCGAGCAACAAGGCGGCGGGATCGACTAAGCAATTCTTCATGTTCTTCATCGTGGGCGCCTGTCTCTATTTGGTCCTGACAAGCATCTCGACCCGGATGTTCAACGCCGGCGAGCGGCGTGTCGCCAAGACTTTCCGTCGCCCGGTTGGAATGTAG
- a CDS encoding transporter substrate-binding domain-containing protein: protein MKKTVAISAFLALAAFAAAPEVQAKDWKTVTIGLEGDYEPWNLTKPDGTLGGFEIELANDLCARMKVECKYIAQDWDGMIAGLNAGKFDVIMDAMSITPEREQQIAFSRPYAQTPAGFAGLKSSDLAKMDGTGTMVSLTGDAAHDKATVEILRKALKGKTIGIQTATVYTDFVKNNFGDIATITEYKTAPEHDLDVTANRIDVAFDDDTYFTSAFAKPGNDQMVLVGPQIGGSIWGKGIGPGFRKDDADLRDKFDKAIADAIADGTVKKLSLKWFKLDVTPAATP, encoded by the coding sequence ATGAAGAAGACCGTTGCCATCTCCGCATTCCTGGCGCTCGCCGCATTTGCGGCGGCGCCCGAAGTTCAAGCCAAGGACTGGAAGACCGTTACGATCGGCCTCGAAGGCGACTACGAGCCATGGAACTTGACGAAGCCCGACGGAACGCTGGGGGGCTTTGAAATTGAGCTCGCCAACGATCTGTGTGCGCGCATGAAGGTCGAGTGCAAATATATCGCCCAGGATTGGGACGGCATGATCGCCGGCCTTAACGCCGGCAAGTTCGACGTCATCATGGATGCGATGTCGATCACGCCTGAACGCGAACAACAAATTGCCTTCTCGCGCCCCTACGCACAAACCCCGGCTGGCTTCGCGGGCCTCAAGAGCAGCGATCTTGCCAAGATGGACGGCACCGGAACCATGGTGTCGCTCACCGGCGACGCGGCGCACGACAAGGCTACCGTCGAAATTCTGCGCAAGGCGCTGAAGGGCAAGACGATCGGCATCCAGACCGCCACCGTCTACACCGACTTTGTGAAGAACAATTTCGGCGATATCGCCACCATCACCGAATATAAGACCGCGCCTGAGCATGACCTTGACGTCACGGCCAATCGTATCGATGTCGCCTTTGACGATGACACCTACTTCACCTCGGCCTTTGCCAAGCCGGGTAACGATCAGATGGTGCTGGTCGGTCCGCAAATCGGCGGTTCTATCTGGGGCAAGGGCATTGGCCCCGGCTTCCGCAAAGACGACGCCGACCTGCGGGACAAGTTCGACAAGGCGATCGCCGACGCGATTGCTGACGGCACCGTCAAGAAGCTCAGCTTGAAGTGGTTCAAGCTGGACGTGACCCCGGCCGCGACGCCCTGA
- the hutC gene encoding histidine utilization repressor — protein sequence MSMLSENKREAAETSTPLYAEVKQHILARVRSGEWPPDHRIPSESELVEQLGVSRMTVNRALRELSLEGVLVRMQGKGSFVSGGNSRSDVFAVGNIADEIRGRGHDYSAQVLLLDTLKATPDVADLLELPIGSPVFHSIIVHYENDVPVQLEDRFVNPLVVPHYLEADFSKLTPNHVLSAVVPWSEAEHRIEAVLPQPWECKLLAISRSDPCLLIRRRTWTAGQIEPLAQPAGSAEDARTQGHVVTSVRLLLPGGRYRIENRRQTNRAD from the coding sequence ATGAGCATGCTATCGGAAAACAAGCGCGAGGCGGCTGAAACCTCCACACCGCTCTATGCCGAGGTAAAACAACACATTTTGGCGCGCGTGCGCAGCGGTGAATGGCCGCCGGATCATCGCATTCCCTCGGAGAGCGAGTTGGTAGAACAGCTCGGGGTGAGCCGTATGACCGTGAATCGGGCTTTGCGCGAACTCAGTCTGGAAGGCGTTCTCGTCCGCATGCAGGGCAAAGGCTCCTTTGTCTCGGGGGGCAACAGCCGATCGGACGTCTTTGCGGTCGGGAACATAGCCGATGAGATCCGCGGGCGCGGTCACGATTACAGCGCCCAGGTTCTGCTCCTTGACACCCTCAAGGCCACGCCCGACGTGGCCGACCTCCTGGAATTGCCCATCGGCAGCCCGGTTTTTCATTCGATTATCGTGCATTACGAGAATGATGTGCCCGTGCAGCTCGAGGACCGTTTCGTCAATCCACTGGTGGTGCCGCATTATCTGGAAGCGGATTTTTCGAAGCTGACGCCCAATCACGTCCTCAGCGCCGTCGTGCCATGGAGCGAGGCGGAGCACCGCATCGAGGCGGTGTTGCCGCAGCCCTGGGAATGCAAGCTACTCGCGATCTCGCGCTCCGATCCGTGTCTGCTGATCCGCAGACGGACATGGACGGCTGGCCAGATTGAGCCGCTTGCGCAACCAGCCGGCAGTGCCGAGGATGCCCGAACACAGGGCCATGTGGTGACGTCCGTGCGGTTGCTGCTGCCCGGCGGGCGCTACCGGATCGAAAACCGCAGACAAACGAACCGCGCAGACTAG
- a CDS encoding glycoside hydrolase family 15 protein produces the protein MNDSPDLESWIARQYPIAVANMLRSVSASSIVKRRDGFGQVIVPAKGSVVASPVLASYNPDPDYFFHWYRDSALVMDALRLVGTEEAARHFCDFVDFSLALDRLDGGALVKDAAWRRPIAPELQQFVRADDDLAAAVVRGEARVNPDGSLDILGWGRPQYDGVATRALTLMRWCRSGRTFGMREDQAIKTLLREDLLFILAHWRIPTVDIWEEEKAEHYYTLRVQAAALEFGAGWLEEQGEAEPAQAARDDAAEIMQRLDAFWVPEAGYFRSRVGKDTDLTKDLDIAVILAAIHAGGSSSHSPADARMAATLDRLDALFETDYPINRGRPANRGPALGRYHGDVYYSGGAYYFSTLAAAEFCFLRACALQPSDAPQAAAFLARGDAYLRTIRAYTPESGDMSEQFDKATGVQTSAKHLAWSYAGFISAVAAKQRAERL, from the coding sequence ATGAACGATTCACCAGACCTTGAAAGCTGGATCGCGCGGCAATATCCGATTGCCGTCGCGAACATGCTGCGCAGCGTTTCGGCGAGCAGCATTGTCAAGCGCCGCGATGGCTTCGGGCAGGTCATCGTGCCGGCGAAAGGATCCGTCGTCGCCTCTCCTGTCTTGGCGTCCTACAATCCCGACCCCGATTATTTCTTCCACTGGTATCGCGATTCCGCGCTGGTGATGGACGCCCTGCGTTTGGTCGGCACCGAGGAGGCAGCGCGGCATTTCTGCGATTTCGTCGATTTCAGCCTCGCACTCGATCGGCTTGATGGCGGCGCATTGGTGAAGGATGCGGCATGGCGGCGGCCGATTGCGCCAGAGTTGCAGCAATTCGTCCGCGCGGACGACGATCTTGCCGCAGCCGTCGTGCGCGGCGAAGCCCGAGTCAATCCTGATGGCAGCCTCGATATCCTGGGCTGGGGCCGCCCGCAATATGACGGCGTGGCGACAAGGGCCTTAACATTGATGCGCTGGTGCCGCAGCGGCCGTACATTCGGGATGAGAGAAGATCAGGCGATCAAGACATTGCTGCGCGAAGATCTGCTGTTCATCCTGGCGCATTGGCGCATACCAACCGTCGACATATGGGAGGAGGAAAAGGCCGAGCACTATTATACGTTGCGCGTGCAGGCCGCCGCTTTGGAATTCGGTGCCGGCTGGCTGGAGGAGCAAGGAGAGGCTGAGCCGGCGCAAGCGGCAAGAGACGATGCGGCCGAAATCATGCAACGGCTGGATGCCTTTTGGGTGCCTGAAGCTGGTTATTTCCGCTCACGCGTGGGCAAAGATACGGACTTGACAAAGGATCTGGATATCGCCGTGATCCTCGCCGCCATTCATGCTGGCGGCTCCTCATCGCATTCGCCGGCAGACGCTCGGATGGCGGCAACGCTCGATCGCCTCGATGCGCTGTTCGAAACCGATTACCCGATCAATCGGGGTAGACCGGCAAACCGTGGGCCGGCGCTCGGCCGTTATCATGGCGACGTCTATTATTCCGGCGGGGCCTATTATTTCTCCACGCTCGCCGCGGCGGAATTCTGCTTTCTGCGCGCTTGCGCCTTGCAACCGTCGGACGCGCCGCAAGCCGCTGCGTTTCTGGCGCGAGGCGACGCCTACCTCCGGACAATCCGCGCCTACACGCCCGAGAGCGGCGACATGTCCGAACAATTCGACAAGGCCACAGGCGTCCAGACCTCGGCCAAGCATCTGGCGTGGAGCTATGCGGGCTTTATCAGCGCGGTGGCGGCCAAGCAGAGGGCTGAACGCCTCTAG
- a CDS encoding glucoamylase family protein: protein MRQDPRQSGTHSAKAAKPFRLTKSDEALLELVQRQTFRYFWDFAHPHCGLARDRSDPKSQDKIDVVVSGGSGFGVMAIVVAVERGWITREQAVERLTTIIDFLFSIPCYHGVMPHMLNGNTGNVIHLGRKDDGGDLVETAFLVVGLLCARQYFNRDNAVESHLRQIINWFWEETEWDWHARDGGNVLYWHWSPNNGWAMNFELRGWNEALITYVLGASSPRYPINPDVYHKGWAEGRKFTNGRRYYDIELPLGPDYGGPMFFAHYSFLGLDPRGLKDRYADYWQQNVQHVRINREHCVRNPNGFAGYGEHAWGLTSCDGPDGYGAYAPDSDAGVIAPTAALSSMPYAPDHSLAALKHFHGTLGHQLWRDYGFVDGFCESRGWYADTHLAIDQGPIIIMIENYRTGLLWNLFMSCPEIQHGLRRLGFESPHLAAK from the coding sequence TTGCGGCAAGATCCAAGGCAATCCGGAACGCATTCCGCCAAAGCAGCCAAACCTTTTCGTCTGACCAAATCCGACGAGGCATTGCTCGAGCTCGTGCAACGCCAGACCTTCCGCTATTTTTGGGATTTCGCCCATCCGCATTGCGGTCTCGCCCGCGATCGCAGCGATCCGAAGAGCCAGGACAAAATCGACGTCGTGGTCTCCGGAGGCTCCGGCTTTGGCGTGATGGCCATCGTCGTCGCTGTTGAGCGCGGCTGGATTACGCGGGAACAAGCTGTCGAACGCTTGACGACGATCATCGACTTTCTGTTTTCCATTCCCTGCTACCACGGCGTCATGCCGCATATGCTGAACGGCAATACCGGCAACGTTATCCATCTTGGCCGCAAGGACGACGGCGGCGATTTGGTCGAGACTGCCTTTCTCGTCGTCGGACTCTTATGTGCCAGGCAATATTTCAATCGCGACAATGCGGTGGAAAGCCATTTGCGGCAGATCATCAATTGGTTTTGGGAAGAGACTGAGTGGGATTGGCACGCCCGCGATGGCGGCAACGTGCTCTACTGGCACTGGAGCCCGAATAACGGTTGGGCCATGAATTTCGAGCTGCGCGGCTGGAACGAGGCTTTGATCACCTATGTGCTCGGGGCGTCTTCACCGCGTTATCCCATCAACCCGGATGTCTATCACAAGGGCTGGGCCGAGGGCCGCAAGTTCACGAACGGGCGGCGCTACTACGATATCGAATTGCCGCTTGGCCCCGATTACGGCGGGCCGATGTTTTTCGCGCATTATTCGTTTCTTGGCCTTGATCCGCGCGGGTTGAAAGATCGCTACGCTGATTATTGGCAACAGAATGTGCAGCACGTGCGGATCAATCGCGAACATTGTGTGCGCAACCCGAATGGCTTTGCGGGTTACGGCGAACATGCCTGGGGCCTGACGTCGTGCGACGGCCCGGATGGCTATGGTGCTTACGCGCCCGATAGCGATGCCGGCGTCATTGCGCCCACTGCAGCGCTGTCTTCTATGCCCTATGCGCCGGACCATTCGCTGGCGGCCTTGAAACATTTTCACGGGACGCTCGGTCATCAGCTTTGGCGCGATTACGGTTTTGTCGATGGATTTTGCGAGTCGCGCGGCTGGTATGCCGATACGCATCTCGCCATCGACCAAGGCCCGATCATCATCATGATCGAGAATTACCGGACGGGACTGTTGTGGAATCTCTTCATGAGCTGCCCCGAAATCCAGCACGGTTTGCGTCGCCTTGGTTTTGAGTCGCCGCATCTGGCGGCGAAATAG